A DNA window from Motilibacter aurantiacus contains the following coding sequences:
- a CDS encoding response regulator transcription factor, translating into MRIVIAEDSVLLREGLTRLLEDGGHRVVAAVGDGDSLVPAVEEHRPDVAVVDVRMPPTHTDEGLRAAVAARERVAGQPVLVLSQYVEDTYAAELLASGDGRGVGYLLKDRVADVGDFLDALRRVAAGEAVLDPEVVAQVLVRRRSVDRLAALTPRERDVLALMAEGRSNVAIADRLVVSEGAVEKHVTSLFTKLGLQPDAADSRRVLAVLAWLGAP; encoded by the coding sequence GTGCGCATCGTGATCGCCGAGGACAGCGTGCTCCTGCGCGAGGGGCTCACCCGGCTGCTCGAGGACGGAGGGCACCGGGTCGTGGCGGCGGTGGGGGACGGCGACTCCCTCGTCCCCGCCGTCGAGGAGCACCGCCCGGACGTGGCGGTGGTCGACGTGCGCATGCCCCCGACCCACACCGACGAAGGGCTGCGTGCCGCCGTCGCGGCCCGTGAGCGGGTCGCGGGGCAGCCGGTGCTCGTGCTCTCCCAGTACGTCGAGGACACGTACGCCGCCGAGCTGTTGGCGTCGGGGGACGGGCGCGGCGTCGGCTACCTGCTCAAGGACCGGGTCGCGGACGTGGGGGACTTCCTCGACGCGCTGCGCCGGGTCGCGGCGGGCGAGGCCGTGCTCGACCCCGAGGTCGTCGCCCAGGTGCTGGTCCGCCGGCGCTCGGTCGACCGGCTGGCCGCCCTGACCCCGCGCGAGCGCGACGTGCTCGCGTTGATGGCCGAGGGGCGGTCCAACGTCGCGATCGCCGACCGGCTCGTCGTCTCCGAGGGCGCGGTCGAGAAGCACGTGACCAGCTTGTTCACGAAGCTCGGCCTGCAGCCGGACGCGGCGGACTCGCGCCGGGTGCTTGCGGTGCTGGCCTGGCTGGGCGCGCCCTGA
- the trhA gene encoding PAQR family membrane homeostasis protein TrhA, with protein sequence MRETVDTVRDNVRETVDSVKPKLRGWLHLGTFPASIVAGFVLVAFSPTLEARLATSVFALTAILLFGVSATYHRGSWGPRAHAVLKRLDHSNIFLIIAGTYTPFAALLLDGGGGRTLLWIVWLGALAGVVFRVFWSDAPRWLYTPVYLALGWVAVFYLPEILRHGGVAVLVLLIVGGLFYTVGGLVYAAKRPDPSPRWFGFHEVFHAFTLVAFVVHYIAVSFVAYSAG encoded by the coding sequence GTGCGGGAGACCGTCGACACGGTCCGCGACAACGTCCGGGAGACGGTCGACAGCGTCAAGCCGAAGCTGCGTGGCTGGCTCCACCTGGGGACGTTCCCGGCCTCGATCGTCGCCGGCTTCGTCCTCGTCGCCTTCTCCCCGACCCTGGAGGCCCGGCTCGCGACCTCGGTCTTCGCGCTGACGGCCATCCTGCTGTTCGGCGTCAGCGCGACGTACCACCGCGGGAGCTGGGGGCCGCGTGCCCACGCGGTGCTCAAGCGGCTCGACCACTCCAACATCTTCCTGATCATCGCCGGCACGTACACGCCCTTCGCGGCGCTGCTGCTCGACGGTGGCGGGGGCAGGACGCTGCTCTGGATCGTCTGGCTGGGCGCGCTGGCCGGCGTCGTGTTCCGTGTCTTCTGGTCCGACGCGCCGCGCTGGCTCTACACCCCGGTCTACCTCGCGCTCGGCTGGGTGGCGGTGTTCTACCTGCCGGAGATCCTCCGCCACGGCGGCGTCGCGGTGCTCGTCCTGCTCATCGTGGGCGGCCTCTTCTACACCGTCGGTGGCCTGGTCTACGCGGCGAAGCGCCCCGACCCCTCGCCGCGCTGGTTCGGGTTCCACGAGGTCTTCCACGCCTTCACGCTCGTGGCCTTCGTCGTCCACTACATCGCCGTGTCGTTCGTCGCGTACTCCGCGGGCTGA
- a CDS encoding DUF2795 domain-containing protein, translating into MAQYAYDDDIKAALNDVDFPAGKDDIVRHAEQAGATQEVLASLRTLPLADYRSLDEVLRSTPDR; encoded by the coding sequence GTGGCGCAGTACGCGTACGACGACGACATCAAGGCAGCCCTGAACGACGTCGACTTCCCCGCGGGCAAGGACGACATCGTGCGCCACGCCGAGCAGGCGGGGGCCACGCAGGAGGTGCTCGCCTCGCTGCGCACGCTGCCGCTCGCCGACTACCGCAGCCTCGACGAGGTGCTCCGGTCCACCCCGGACCGCTGA